From the Natrarchaeobaculum aegyptiacum genome, one window contains:
- a CDS encoding dCTP deaminase: MSSDHSLGEVVDNLVYEPAQVHDHGVDLTVSAIYEVAAPGRLDFGGDELADADLEPVATEKRDPDDEYGWWDLEGGQYVLQHNEFLLEPGQPLWLQPRNELLARGGSHPTMLVATHLPLMPLTVADGGLQIKENARVSTLVPTPGNRNG; this comes from the coding sequence ATGTCGTCCGACCACTCCCTCGGCGAGGTGGTCGACAACCTCGTCTACGAACCAGCACAGGTCCACGACCACGGCGTCGATCTGACCGTCAGCGCCATCTACGAGGTAGCCGCCCCCGGTCGGCTCGACTTCGGTGGCGACGAACTCGCAGACGCCGACCTCGAGCCGGTCGCGACCGAGAAACGCGACCCCGACGACGAGTACGGCTGGTGGGACCTCGAGGGTGGCCAGTACGTCCTCCAGCACAACGAGTTTTTGCTCGAGCCCGGGCAGCCACTGTGGCTCCAGCCGCGAAACGAACTGCTCGCTCGCGGTGGGTCCCACCCGACGATGCTGGTGGCGACGCACCTGCCGTTGATGCCCCTCACCGTAGCCGACGGTGGATTGCAGATCAAAGAGAACGCGCGCGTGTCGACGCTGGTACCGACTCCGGGAAATCGGAACGGCTGA
- a CDS encoding ATP-grasp domain-containing protein, with amino-acid sequence MDGPRQGVDGKVVVPAIDAASSVACMRSLGRRGIETIAISEQRSPPGFRSRYVDETVRVPDPALDLEAYEDAILELARREDVCTIIPVREADIYVLARNVESLESEIATAWPTLPQLRTVQDRVRLFDAASEAGVASPETKPFDEWASWDDDSIVKPRYTVHTPEYAPAFDTRQTNPFSTRYIPAGHAPDRSRLVDRMGHVPIVQEYVPDSDEYAFFALYRDGEAVATFQHRQRRGWKYAGGPSAYRESVDIPELYDAGHALLDHLEWHGLAMVEFLRDPETGEFKLMEVNPRFWTSLPFTVRAGVDFPYLYWLQATGRELPDPPDYDIGLGGHLLRGELLHLHSILYEEYPVVDRPKLSRTILEMALTLALHPRFDYLDPDDFGPFVQDSRNAARQLLAGADDPPAGDQTLEEPPTASSRQLTSITETIKSTIERF; translated from the coding sequence ATGGACGGTCCTCGTCAGGGAGTCGACGGGAAAGTCGTCGTTCCAGCGATCGATGCGGCCAGCAGCGTCGCGTGCATGCGGTCACTCGGGAGGCGCGGCATCGAGACGATCGCCATCTCAGAACAGCGCTCGCCACCGGGATTCAGGTCACGGTACGTCGACGAGACCGTACGCGTCCCGGATCCCGCACTCGACCTCGAGGCCTACGAAGACGCGATCCTCGAGCTCGCCCGTCGTGAGGACGTCTGCACGATCATCCCGGTTCGGGAGGCTGACATCTACGTCCTCGCTCGCAACGTCGAATCCCTCGAGAGCGAGATCGCCACGGCGTGGCCGACGCTCCCACAGCTTCGGACGGTCCAGGATCGCGTGCGACTGTTCGACGCGGCGAGCGAGGCAGGGGTCGCAAGCCCCGAGACGAAGCCATTCGACGAGTGGGCTTCCTGGGACGACGACAGCATCGTCAAACCTCGATACACCGTTCACACGCCCGAGTATGCGCCGGCTTTCGACACCCGACAGACGAACCCGTTCTCGACGCGGTACATCCCCGCCGGGCACGCGCCGGACCGGTCCCGGCTCGTCGACCGGATGGGACACGTTCCGATCGTCCAGGAGTACGTCCCCGACTCGGACGAGTACGCGTTCTTCGCGCTCTATCGGGACGGCGAGGCGGTGGCCACGTTCCAGCACCGTCAGCGTCGCGGCTGGAAGTACGCCGGTGGTCCGAGTGCGTATCGAGAGTCCGTCGACATCCCCGAACTGTACGACGCTGGCCACGCCCTCCTCGACCACCTCGAGTGGCACGGCCTCGCGATGGTCGAGTTCCTCCGGGATCCGGAGACCGGCGAGTTCAAACTGATGGAGGTGAACCCCCGGTTCTGGACGTCGCTGCCGTTTACGGTCCGAGCTGGCGTCGACTTTCCGTACCTCTACTGGCTGCAGGCGACCGGGCGAGAGCTGCCGGATCCGCCGGATTACGACATCGGGCTCGGTGGCCACCTGCTCCGCGGCGAACTGCTGCACCTCCACAGCATCCTCTACGAGGAGTATCCGGTCGTCGACCGCCCCAAGCTCTCGCGGACGATCCTCGAGATGGCACTCACGCTCGCGTTGCACCCGCGATTCGACTACCTCGATCCGGACGATTTCGGTCCGTTCGTCCAGGACAGTCGCAACGCCGCCCGACAGCTGCTTGCCGGCGCGGACGACCCGCCTGCGGGAGACCAGACGCTCGAGGAGCCCCCGACCGCCAGCAGTCGCCAGCTCACGTCGATCACGGAGACGATCAAGAGCACGATCGAGCGGTTCTAG
- a CDS encoding RNA-guided endonuclease InsQ/TnpB family protein codes for MRYNYRYRLNPTDELHERLAWTVDTCRQVYNHFLYRLNREDGTSAYSEQSVLPDLKDWWTDLKQVHSKVLQKVVQRLYDNLSTLKGRKDNGYRVGELKWKAPKEYRSITYSQTGFELKNTSGRAVLSLSKIGDIPMVYHRDVPGDATIKEIVVKQEPTGEWFAVLGIETKDEPPEKPKTLEDCVGIDVGILKYAHDTDGTAVERPDLSDERERLEREQRKLSRKEHGSSNYRKQQRVVAKRHADMQRKRRDFLHKLSNHYAREYDLVAVEDLDAKGLMELPTNSRNRAGAAWGTFLRMLEYKCEREGTHFVAVDPDGTTKECAACGAESDKPLWVRKHSCPSCGFTADRDWNAAYNILVRGLKQVGTGCPESTPAETALPTGTDSVPAKRVVETGSPTLKKRAAQAVSE; via the coding sequence ATGCGCTACAACTACAGGTATCGACTCAACCCGACCGACGAACTCCACGAACGGCTAGCGTGGACTGTCGATACCTGCCGACAGGTCTACAACCACTTCTTGTACCGGCTCAACCGAGAGGACGGCACGTCGGCATACTCCGAGCAGTCGGTTCTTCCCGACCTCAAGGACTGGTGGACCGACCTGAAACAAGTCCACTCGAAGGTGCTACAGAAGGTCGTACAGCGGCTGTATGACAACCTCTCGACGCTGAAAGGGCGAAAAGACAACGGCTATCGTGTCGGCGAACTTAAGTGGAAGGCTCCGAAGGAATATCGCTCGATCACGTACAGTCAAACCGGCTTCGAACTCAAAAACACGAGTGGCCGTGCTGTACTTTCTCTTTCCAAAATCGGCGATATTCCAATGGTCTACCACCGCGACGTTCCCGGCGACGCTACGATCAAAGAGATCGTCGTCAAGCAAGAACCGACCGGCGAGTGGTTTGCCGTCCTTGGAATCGAAACCAAGGACGAACCACCAGAGAAACCCAAGACACTCGAGGATTGTGTCGGGATCGACGTGGGCATCCTGAAGTACGCTCACGACACGGACGGAACCGCTGTCGAACGTCCCGACCTCTCGGACGAACGCGAGCGGCTGGAACGCGAGCAACGGAAACTCTCACGCAAAGAACACGGCTCGTCGAACTACCGCAAGCAACAGCGAGTCGTCGCCAAGCGCCACGCCGATATGCAACGGAAGCGTCGGGACTTCTTGCACAAGCTCTCTAACCACTACGCTCGAGAGTACGACCTCGTTGCGGTCGAAGACCTCGACGCCAAGGGGTTGATGGAACTCCCAACGAACAGCCGCAACCGAGCCGGAGCAGCGTGGGGAACGTTCCTCCGGATGCTCGAGTACAAGTGCGAACGGGAAGGAACACACTTCGTGGCCGTCGATCCGGACGGGACGACCAAAGAGTGCGCGGCCTGCGGTGCCGAGTCAGACAAGCCGTTGTGGGTCCGCAAACACTCCTGTCCTTCCTGTGGATTCACGGCGGACAGAGACTGGAACGCGGCCTACAACATCTTGGTGCGCGGACTGAAACAAGTAGGGACGGGCTGTCCCGAATCAACGCCTGCGGAGACTGCGCTCCCTACGGGGACCGATTCGGTTCCTGCAAAGCGCGTCGTGGAAACAGGAAGCCCCACCCTCAAGAAGCGAGCGGCGCAAGCCGTGAGCGAGTAG
- a CDS encoding DUF2080 family transposase-associated protein: MDRYEVEGHEVHEAEVKPTGNGAHVLVPKRWRGATVKVVRVTDPSDEDE; this comes from the coding sequence ATGGATCGGTACGAAGTCGAAGGGCACGAAGTTCACGAAGCCGAAGTCAAACCAACCGGCAATGGCGCTCACGTACTCGTTCCCAAACGGTGGCGGGGTGCCACTGTCAAAGTCGTCCGCGTCACCGATCCGTCCGACGAAGACGAGTAG
- a CDS encoding enoyl-CoA hydratase/isomerase family protein has translation MVGHVVIDRPHRMNTISEQVLEDLDRAIDLLEDDDEIRAICLTGEGDRAFSAGADFQSMAASGADPLEGGELSREGQRVFGKLEACDLPTVAGIDGYCLGGGMELAASADLRVASDRSEFGQPELNLGLIPGWGGTQRLPKIVGEVVRKKSCSPPTATTPRPCRLRLRQRSPRGRIGRRTRTRAGRQLAGGPPIANKFTKRALPRRTQRHRTPASSTSPRRSAT, from the coding sequence ATGGTCGGCCACGTCGTGATCGACCGACCCCACCGGATGAACACCATCAGCGAGCAGGTCCTCGAAGACCTCGATCGGGCAATCGACCTGCTCGAAGACGACGACGAGATCCGGGCGATCTGTCTCACCGGTGAGGGCGACCGCGCGTTCTCCGCGGGCGCAGACTTCCAGAGTATGGCCGCGAGCGGGGCCGATCCGCTCGAGGGCGGCGAACTCTCTCGAGAAGGCCAGCGCGTCTTCGGCAAGCTCGAGGCCTGTGACCTGCCGACTGTTGCCGGTATCGACGGCTACTGTCTCGGTGGGGGCATGGAACTGGCAGCCAGTGCGGACCTGCGCGTGGCGAGCGACCGCTCGGAGTTCGGCCAGCCCGAACTCAACCTCGGTCTCATCCCCGGCTGGGGTGGCACCCAGCGCCTCCCGAAGATCGTCGGCGAGGTCGTGCGAAAGAAATCGTGCTCACCGCCGACCGCTACGACGCCGAGACCATGCCGACTACGGCTTCGTCAACGAAGTCCACGAGGCCGAATCGGCAGAAGAACGCGCACTCGAGCTGGCCGCCAGCTCGCGGGCGGGCCGCCGATCGCGAACAAGTTCACCAAGCGAGCCCTTCCTCGCCGGACGCAACGACACCGGACGCCGGCCTCGAGTACGAGTCCTCGGCGTTCGGCCACCTGA
- a CDS encoding 3-hydroxyacyl-CoA dehydrogenase family protein — translation MANEVAKLIGGDVAPPESIDRATQLGAGFPDGPVTMADDYGLDDLLETLEEAHEEERPRTVRTRRLPRGTCRRGWVLRAGRRGRHSRVRGSPHRVSG, via the coding sequence ATGGCAAACGAGGTCGCAAAACTGATCGGCGGCGACGTCGCACCGCCGGAGTCGATCGACCGTGCCACCCAGCTCGGGGCCGGCTTCCCCGACGGGCCAGTCACGATGGCCGACGACTACGGTCTCGATGACCTCCTCGAGACGCTCGAGGAAGCCCACGAGGAAGAGCGGCCACGCACGGTACGAACCCGCCGACTACCTCGAGGAACGTGCCGCCGAGGGTGGGTTCTACGAGCAGGACGCCGAGGACGACACAGCCGAGTTCGAGGCTCTCCGCATCGAGTATCCGGGTGA
- a CDS encoding 3-hydroxyacyl-CoA dehydrogenase family protein, which translates to MDLDDINTVAVLGAGNMGHGIAEVAALAGYDVHLRDINEEFVQDGYDQIEWSLGKLAENDRIGKTSLRRPSSASRPFVDMEEACGDVDVVIEAVPEQMAIKQDVYEELESVAPDHTIFATNTSSLSITDLAEFTERPEQFLRDALFQPPVRMDLVEVISGAESADETLDVIEELADDFGKSPVRVHKDEPGFIVNRVLVPLMNEATWLVHEDHATIEEVDSTTKYGMGLPMGSFELADMTGIDIGYHVLEYMHDVLGDTYEPSPLFEQKVENENLGTKTGKGFYDTRTAREQRSRPTKFPRSSRPVSSR; encoded by the coding sequence ATGGATCTCGACGATATCAACACCGTCGCAGTTCTCGGAGCAGGGAACATGGGTCACGGCATCGCAGAGGTCGCGGCACTGGCCGGCTACGACGTCCATTTGCGGGACATCAACGAAGAATTCGTCCAGGACGGCTACGATCAGATCGAGTGGTCACTCGGAAAACTCGCCGAGAACGACCGCATCGGGAAGACGTCGCTGAGGCGACCCTCGAGCGCATCACGCCCGTTCGTTGACATGGAAGAGGCCTGTGGTGACGTCGACGTCGTCATCGAGGCCGTTCCCGAACAGATGGCGATCAAACAGGACGTCTACGAAGAACTCGAGTCGGTCGCTCCCGACCACACGATTTTCGCGACCAACACCTCGAGTCTCTCGATCACGGACCTCGCGGAGTTCACCGAGCGTCCCGAACAGTTTCTGCGGGATGCACTTTTTCAACCCCCGGTTCGGATGGACCTCGTCGAGGTCATCTCGGGTGCCGAGAGTGCAGACGAGACCCTGGACGTGATCGAGGAGCTGGCCGACGACTTCGGGAAGTCACCCGTCCGCGTGCACAAGGACGAACCCGGATTCATCGTCAACCGCGTGCTCGTCCCACTGATGAACGAGGCGACGTGGCTCGTCCACGAGGACCACGCCACCATCGAAGAGGTCGATTCGACGACGAAGTACGGAATGGGCCTCCCGATGGGGTCGTTCGAACTCGCTGACATGACCGGCATCGACATCGGCTACCACGTCCTCGAGTACATGCACGACGTCCTCGGAGACACCTACGAGCCGAGCCCGCTGTTCGAGCAAAAAGTCGAAAACGAGAACCTCGGAACCAAGACCGGCAAGGGATTCTACGATACGAGGACGGCCCGGGAGCAGAGATCCCGACCGACGAAATTTCCGAGGTCGTCGAGGCCCGTCTCCTCGCGGTAA
- a CDS encoding acyl-CoA dehydrogenase family protein, which translates to MLDYPTRDRFNVSLFQRENSVLVYSGLQRTLSLAPKGRLWNSVSTKSKNRFVKRSSGSRRTNRPRRRRVRRGEKYPHDVVDKAAEMGLVGSSIPSSTAVRATRPVESILIAEELFSYDPGSHSRSSRARSEPRAIEEFGTEDQKERFLEPVALGEKISGAAISEPDTGSDVSSVSTRAEKDGDEWVINGNKMWITNGSIGDFFVVLCKTNPDAEGRYNGFSQIVVESDRDGFSADKITG; encoded by the coding sequence ATGCTCGACTATCCGACTCGCGACCGTTTCAACGTTTCCCTCTTCCAGAGAGAGAACTCTGTTTTAGTTTACTCCGGGTTACAAAGGACTTTATCGCTGGCTCCGAAAGGTCGACTATGGAATTCGGTCTCAACGAAGAGCAAGAACAGATTCGTGAAGAGGTCCAGCGGTTCGCGGAGAACGAATCGTCCCCGTCGCCGAAGAGTACGACGAGGAGAGAAGTATCCCCACGACGTCGTCGATAAAGCCGCCGAGATGGGCCTCGTTGGTTCCTCCATCCCGTCGAGTACGGCGGTGCGGGCTACTCGACCGGTCGAGTCGATCCTGATCGCCGAGGAACTGTTCTCCTACGACCCCGGATCGCACTCTCGATCCTCTCGTGCTCGTTCGGAACCGAGGGCCATCGAAGAGTTCGGAACCGAAGACCAGAAAGAACGCTTCCTCGAGCCAGTCGCGCTGGGCGAGAAAATCTCCGGTGCCGCCATCTCCGAGCCAGACACCGGCTCCGACGTCTCCTCGGTCTCGACGCGCGCCGAAAAAGACGGCGACGAGTGGGTCATCAACGGCAACAAGATGTGGATCACCAACGGTAGCATCGGTGACTTCTTCGTCGTCCTCTGTAAGACCAACCCCGACGCCGAGGGCCGTTACAACGGCTTCAGCCAGATCGTCGTCGAGTCCGACCGCGACGGCTTCAGCGCCGACAAGATCACCGGGTAA
- a CDS encoding acyl-CoA dehydrogenase family protein — MHGGSGYVNDFPVERFYRDAKITQIYEGTTEIQKNVVARELLGKGF, encoded by the coding sequence ATCCACGGCGGCTCCGGCTACGTCAACGACTTCCCCGTCGAGCGCTTCTACCGCGACGCCAAGATCACCCAGATCTACGAGGGCACCACGGAGATCCAGAAGAACGTCGTCGCCCGCGAACTGCTCGGTAAAGGCTTCTAG
- a CDS encoding sulfite exporter TauE/SafE family protein, which yields MDPFTVLGIDVLLFLLIGVLAGAHCIGMCGPLVTVYASRMGDASGGSGTDAVGTDSGVSATNRSGRRGHLTTYAVRQHALFNLGRTASYTLIGAAFGALGGVLLVTTGELTAFADVARGVIGLVIGGFVVLTGFYYLIGRTTGGVQIPGLERVTAWLMQYVDRLASGPGIVGLGAVHGLLPCPVLYPAYLYAFAIGSPTGGALALAALGIGTIPAVFAYGTIIDSVDVVHRRRVHRLLGLAFVVLGYVLVAHGLMSLGYHVPHPELPFYDGIDVPGVETGGHDHH from the coding sequence ATGGATCCGTTCACCGTCCTCGGGATCGACGTGCTGTTGTTCCTCCTCATCGGCGTCCTCGCCGGCGCCCACTGTATTGGAATGTGTGGGCCGCTCGTGACGGTCTACGCGAGCCGGATGGGGGATGCAAGCGGCGGGAGCGGAACCGACGCTGTAGGCACTGACAGCGGCGTTTCGGCCACGAACCGCTCCGGGCGTCGCGGCCACCTCACGACGTACGCGGTCCGCCAGCACGCCCTGTTCAACCTCGGCCGAACCGCGAGTTACACGCTCATCGGCGCGGCCTTCGGCGCGCTCGGTGGCGTCCTCTTGGTCACCACCGGCGAGTTGACCGCCTTCGCGGACGTCGCGCGCGGAGTCATCGGCCTCGTGATCGGCGGGTTCGTCGTCCTCACCGGGTTCTACTACCTGATCGGGCGCACGACCGGCGGCGTGCAGATTCCGGGGCTCGAGCGCGTAACGGCGTGGCTGATGCAGTACGTCGACCGACTCGCGAGCGGGCCGGGAATCGTCGGGCTGGGGGCCGTCCACGGACTCTTGCCGTGTCCGGTGCTCTATCCGGCGTACCTGTACGCGTTCGCGATCGGGTCGCCGACAGGTGGTGCGCTCGCGCTCGCGGCTCTCGGTATCGGGACCATCCCGGCGGTCTTCGCCTACGGCACGATCATCGACTCGGTGGACGTCGTCCACCGACGACGGGTCCATCGGCTGCTCGGACTCGCGTTCGTGGTGCTCGGGTACGTGCTCGTCGCCCACGGATTGATGAGCCTCGGCTACCACGTCCCACACCCCGAACTCCCGTTCTACGACGGGATCGACGTCCCCGGCGTCGAGACCGGTGGACACGACCACCACTGA
- the hmgB gene encoding hydroxymethylglutaryl-CoA synthase: MTAVGIDALEIWTGNLKLDLPGTFAPQKGEDPEKYTKGLGLNASSFPDSYEDIVTMGANAAHRLMERKGLEPDDIGRIDVATESAFDNSKPVSTYVAGCLEQVFDGDFHHANKGERKFACIAGTQSLDDAYNWIKAGRNRGRAALVIATDTALYARGDAGEATQGAGAVAMLIDEDPSLVELSTHQGYGSADETDFLKPNQQFPSVDGKRSVQVYLARMREALEDYESVAGDVHPDDFAYAPFHTPFPGMVRKAALLAYRHVTRDTAVEDELAEEIGRQPRAEAFDDEESFHDALREYMDSLKDTDRYREWYAETIDPTLAISREVGNWYTGSVHIARASALKSALEAGKDMTGSTLLVGSYGSGAQAEIHAETVCPGWEEEIEALNVDEQLTARYEMDWADYEEVHDVHNHDMDVEMEEFTAPEGEFAFDGWGRMGERKYRYVE; the protein is encoded by the coding sequence ATGACAGCAGTCGGTATCGACGCGCTCGAGATCTGGACCGGGAATCTCAAACTCGACTTGCCCGGCACGTTCGCGCCGCAGAAAGGCGAAGACCCCGAGAAGTACACGAAAGGCCTCGGACTCAACGCCAGTTCCTTCCCCGACAGTTACGAGGACATCGTCACGATGGGGGCCAACGCTGCCCACCGGCTAATGGAGCGCAAGGGCCTCGAGCCGGACGATATCGGCCGAATCGACGTCGCGACCGAGAGCGCGTTCGACAACTCGAAACCCGTTTCGACGTACGTCGCTGGCTGCCTCGAGCAGGTCTTCGACGGTGACTTTCACCACGCGAACAAGGGCGAGCGCAAGTTCGCCTGCATCGCTGGCACCCAGAGTCTGGACGACGCGTATAACTGGATCAAGGCGGGTCGAAATCGCGGCCGCGCCGCGCTCGTGATCGCGACCGACACCGCGCTGTACGCCCGCGGCGACGCTGGCGAGGCGACCCAGGGTGCCGGCGCGGTCGCCATGCTCATCGACGAGGACCCGAGCCTCGTCGAACTCTCGACCCATCAGGGCTACGGCTCTGCCGACGAGACCGACTTCCTCAAGCCCAACCAGCAGTTCCCCTCCGTCGACGGCAAACGCTCCGTGCAGGTCTACCTCGCCCGCATGCGTGAGGCGCTCGAGGACTACGAGAGCGTGGCGGGCGACGTCCATCCCGACGACTTCGCGTACGCACCGTTCCACACGCCGTTCCCGGGGATGGTCCGGAAAGCGGCCCTGCTCGCGTACCGCCACGTCACCCGCGACACCGCGGTCGAGGACGAACTCGCCGAAGAGATCGGCCGCCAGCCTCGCGCCGAGGCCTTCGACGACGAGGAGTCCTTCCACGACGCCCTGCGCGAGTACATGGACTCGCTCAAGGACACCGACCGCTACCGGGAGTGGTACGCCGAGACGATCGACCCGACGCTCGCAATCTCCCGCGAGGTCGGCAACTGGTACACGGGCTCGGTCCACATCGCTCGTGCGAGCGCGCTGAAATCCGCACTCGAGGCCGGCAAGGACATGACCGGATCGACGCTGCTCGTCGGCTCCTACGGCAGCGGCGCGCAGGCCGAGATCCATGCCGAGACCGTCTGTCCGGGCTGGGAAGAGGAAATCGAAGCACTGAACGTCGACGAACAACTCACCGCCCGCTACGAGATGGACTGGGCAGACTACGAGGAAGTCCACGACGTCCACAACCACGATATGGACGTCGAGATGGAGGAGTTCACCGCTCCCGAGGGTGAGTTCGCCTTCGACGGCTGGGGGCGGATGGGCGAGCGCAAGTACCGCTACGTCGAGTAG
- a CDS encoding DUF2150 family protein, which produces MSNPPTEFYSEERWQNWIDRIKDEDIDPEDESSARLLLNLQDDTAIAIAKIVAAYDDGDLGEEEALAEIADVREIVLSEVNVEDEEKLILVDGVQTSLVCVFFAAEEYVAGGPADEGSVSDYLGAAADAEAEEDLDAALGYAAQAGTRIIDGDDLDISIAEELEYGLVTEWINGLDSLQSAMSDPEVVEEDE; this is translated from the coding sequence ATGAGCAATCCCCCCACCGAGTTCTACTCGGAGGAACGCTGGCAGAACTGGATCGATCGCATCAAGGACGAAGACATCGATCCGGAAGACGAGTCGTCGGCGCGACTCCTGCTCAACCTGCAGGACGATACGGCAATTGCGATTGCGAAGATCGTCGCCGCTTACGACGACGGGGACCTGGGCGAAGAGGAAGCTCTGGCGGAAATCGCCGACGTCCGCGAGATCGTCCTGAGCGAGGTCAACGTCGAGGACGAGGAGAAACTCATTCTCGTCGACGGCGTCCAGACGAGTCTCGTCTGCGTCTTCTTCGCCGCAGAGGAGTACGTCGCCGGCGGTCCGGCCGACGAGGGAAGCGTCAGCGACTATCTCGGTGCCGCCGCCGATGCAGAGGCCGAAGAGGACCTCGACGCGGCCCTCGGTTACGCCGCCCAGGCCGGTACCCGAATCATCGACGGCGACGATCTGGACATCTCGATCGCCGAAGAACTCGAGTACGGCCTCGTCACCGAGTGGATCAACGGGCTCGACAGCCTCCAGAGTGCGATGAGCGATCCCGAGGTCGTCGAGGAAGACGAATAG
- a CDS encoding TatD family hydrolase: MTAETPVLDNHLHLDPDNHRGIDAVRDFARVGGTHLLVVNKPSWHLGVDADAGEDFRPVFERTIDIVAEASSELPGRAWPVLGVHPGLISRLVDERGFSPADARDLMCAGLDVAAEYVDAGDALALKSGRPHYDVTDAVWEASNAVMRHAFELAAGLECAVQLHAEASEDMTEVTGWAEEVGLPAHRVVKHYAAGRLEGPVPSVMCDKERLEVATERGEPFLMETDYIDDPDRPGAVLGPKTVPRRVDWLLEDGHDDAVRNAHVETPERVYGISTEETLESGRNGR, translated from the coding sequence ATGACAGCCGAGACGCCGGTGCTCGACAATCACCTCCACCTGGACCCGGACAACCACCGTGGCATCGACGCCGTCCGTGACTTCGCCCGCGTCGGCGGCACGCACTTGCTCGTCGTCAACAAGCCCTCGTGGCACCTCGGCGTCGACGCCGACGCAGGCGAGGACTTCCGCCCCGTCTTCGAGCGAACGATCGACATCGTCGCCGAGGCCTCGAGCGAACTGCCGGGACGGGCCTGGCCCGTTCTCGGCGTCCACCCCGGTCTGATCTCGCGGCTCGTGGACGAGCGTGGATTCTCACCCGCCGATGCCCGGGACCTGATGTGCGCCGGGCTCGACGTCGCCGCGGAGTACGTCGACGCTGGCGACGCCCTCGCGCTGAAATCCGGCCGGCCCCACTACGACGTCACCGACGCCGTCTGGGAGGCGTCGAACGCGGTCATGCGCCACGCGTTCGAACTGGCCGCCGGCCTCGAGTGTGCCGTCCAGTTACACGCCGAAGCCAGCGAGGATATGACCGAAGTGACCGGGTGGGCAGAGGAGGTGGGACTGCCCGCCCACCGCGTCGTCAAACACTACGCCGCCGGAAGACTCGAGGGCCCTGTCCCGAGCGTGATGTGTGACAAAGAGCGCCTCGAGGTTGCCACAGAGCGCGGCGAGCCGTTCCTGATGGAGACCGATTACATCGACGACCCCGACCGACCGGGTGCCGTCCTCGGACCGAAGACGGTCCCCCGGCGCGTCGACTGGCTGCTCGAGGACGGTCACGACGACGCGGTCCGGAACGCCCACGTCGAGACCCCGGAACGCGTATACGGAATTTCTACCGAAGAGACGCTCGAGAGCGGCCGAAACGGTCGGTAA